Proteins encoded by one window of Yamadazyma tenuis chromosome 2, complete sequence:
- a CDS encoding uncharacterized protein (EggNog:ENOG503NW0E; COG:D) codes for MKFFTSLLSVLSLAACKSILLSNDDSWVSSEIRALYRELVADGHDVIMVAPASQMSSQGGAFIVPDSSDLDSDGNFGYVSAGDPAWGQDPDDPHIWYFGGSPSACISFAFEYLLPKSYSNVTIDLVVSGVNQGPNISPGYYTASGTISAAYSGIYRGYPAISFGGSNLNNSFFQDSSANDEYDPANIYAKKAVEIIDLLVDADLPSTVGINVNFPEVGYLLDNETECTDPVWKFGTMMNGGYFAPIVKYDSSSDTFSSSYKLFKDSTCNDGSGCNLPSEYDIFWARNCTTSELEADFVVTYSSKKVDADLSQLLDLLEEKGFFCQIRDLNESSLLIFIKLSGYTYAELYEKDLIKNYEFGITSAIDNKADKLRIVYEYLSGSSPDDVNLLAHKHVADITPITESISSTNGLEDIKSLVTLSNAPSTSFIKENFGIHIALYFEFVKHLLVWLSGLSVLGLLSYFKSKHLFSLTYCSVNLVWGTFFLAFWKKREKYLVSFWGSANYHLIQEHKSELNDINKYYEEKSSYKHKNNYEGLKFLKQLLFIPVAVGFAAVLVAYQLGCFVLEIFINEIYDGPFKGFIGLVPTILITVFVPILTTIFNLVSDLLIKYEKHNNNYTKQNSVLIKQFILNFLTSYMPLIITAFIYLPFAHLIQPNLVHIKDSISYGANPNAFYYKYLTHIKNQEDFKMNQERLNLQFNYFIVTNQVIQLVLKYALPQIISLVKSFISKPTYEPVDKSNEKDYLNNVRKYVSLPSYDVNGDFRFVTIVYGYLILFGPVWSLAPLVTLVFLFLTFKLDYLKLSNGKYFKPPIPQKIDSIYPWNYALFILTWLGSIISPAITAFYHHGDKPPKSLGQFALDKASVNTKSSTLLIILLLSEHGFLTVWFLLAKVFDLFKTDVEWSNDFTDNDIKLRHDYYTSQIKGNSEKRFEDDEWSFANSKSALTEANQILDKKFSDNEDVETIEPKATSTGVNLNQVADLEDIKDETDKIVRVPTETAEKVFATIDDNSHVKPNHETEFQKDYEGTSSPEPHLDNESSEGTSGVDEASTSSRTDKLSKKRSPLKKLLKKRK; via the exons ATGAAGTTTTTCACGCTGCTTTTATCAGTGTTATCGCTCGCAGCTTGTAAGTCCATATTATTGTCCAACGACGACTCATGGGTGTCTTCAGAAATCCGTGCCTTGTATCGTGAGCTTGTGGCGGACGGTCATGATGTTATAATGGTAGCCCCAGCCTCTCAAATGTCTAGTCAAGGAGGTGCTTTCATTGTTCCCGACTCCAGTGATTTGGATCTGGATGGTAATTTCGGTTACGTTTCGGCGGGTGATCCTGCTTGGGGTCAGGACCCTGATGATCCTCATATCTGGTACTTCGGAGGTTCTCCTTCAGCTTGTATTTCGTTTGCCTTTGAGTATCTTTTGCCAAAACTGTACTCCAACGTGACAATTGACTTGGTTGTTTCTGGAGTTAACCAAGGTCCTAATATTAGTCCGGGTTACTACACTGCATCAGGAACGATCTCCGCTGCTTACTCGGGTATATATAGGGGATACCCTGCTATTTCATTTGGAGGatccaacttgaataattccTTTTTCCAAGATAGTTCTGCTAACGACGAGTATGATCCTGCTAATATCTACGCTAAGAAAGCggttgaaatcattgatcttCTTGTAGACGCTGATTTACCGTCCACCGTTGGTATCAATGTCAATTTTCCTGAAGTTGGGTATCTTTTAGATAATGAAACCGAGTGCACTGATCCTGTGTGGAAATTTGGAACCATGATGAACGGTGGATACTTTGCACCAATAGTGAAATATGATAGCAGTTCTGATACGTTCTCGTCGTCATACAAGTTATTTAAGGATAGCACATGTAACGATGGTAGCGGATGCAACCTCCCATCTGAATACGACATTTTCTGGGCCAGAAACTGTACCACGTCG GAACTTGAGGCTGACTTTGTTGTTACCTACTCCAGCAAGAAGGTGGATGCTGACCTCAGTCAATTGCTtgatttgttggaagaaaagggCTTTTTTTGTCAAATCAGAGACCTTAATGAATCTTCACTCTTAATTTTTATCAAGTTGTCGGGGTATACTTATGCCGAATTGTACGAAAAAGACTTAATCAAGAATTATGAGTTCGGCATCACCTCGGCCATTGACAATAAAGCTGACAAGTTGCGGATTGTGTATGAGTATTTGTCGGGATCATCCCCTGATGATGTTAATTTGCTCGCTCACAAACACGTAGCAGATATCACTCCCATCACTGAATCAATTAGTTCCACCAATGGTCTTGAAGATATTAAGTCGCTTGTCACTCTTAGTAATGCTCCTTCCACTAGCTTTATTAAGGAGAACTTCGGAATCCATATTGCTCTTTACTTTGAATTTGTGAAGCACTTGCTTGTATGGTTGTCAGGTTTATCGGTGTTGGGACTTCTTAGCTACTTCAAGTCTAAACACTTGTTCTCCTTGACATACTGTCTGGTTAACTTGGTTTGGGGAACCTTTTTTTTGGCGTTctggaagaagagagaaaagTATCTAGTCAGTTTCTGGGGTAGCGCAAACTATCACTTGATCCAGGAACACAAACTGGAATTGAACgatatcaacaagtattATGAAGAAAAGTCTAGCTATAAGCATAAGAACAACTATGAAGGactcaaattcttgaagcaGTTGTTGTTTATCCCTGTTGCCGTTGGGTTTGCAGCTGTGTTGGTAGCTTACCAATTGGGATGTTTCGTGTTGGAAATTTTCATTAACGAAATCTACGATGGTCCATTCAAAGGATTCATTGGCTTGGTGCCAACCATATTGATTACTGTGTTTGTGCCAATTTTGaccaccattttcaatcTTGTTTctgacttgttgatcaagtatGAGAAACACAACAATAATTACACCAAGCAGAACTCGGTATTGATCAAGCAGttcatcttgaactttttgacTAGCTACATGCCTTTGATTATCACTGCCTTTATATATTTGCCATTTGCTCACTTGATCCAACCTAACTTGGTGCACATTAAGGACAGTATTTCCTATGGTGCTAACCCTAACGCCTTCTACTACAAGTATTTGACACATATCAAGAACCAAGAAGACTTCAAAATGAACCAAGAAAGATTGAACTTACAATTCAACTACTTCATTGTTACTAACCAAGTGATCcaattggtgttgaagtatGCCTTACCTCAAATCATATCCCTTGTTAAAAGTTTTATTTCAAAGCCCACCTACGAACCTGTGGACAAATCTAACGAAAAGgactacttgaacaatgtGAGAAAGTATGTTTCCTTGCCAAGTTATGATGTGAATGGTGACTTCAGATTTGTGACAATCGTTTACGGGTACCTTATTTTGTTTGGTCCGGTATGGTCGTTGGCACCCCTTGTCACTCTTGTATTCTTGTTTTTGACCTTCAAATTGGACTACTTGAAATTGCTGAATGGTAAGTACTTCAAGCCTCCAATTCCTCAAAAGATTGATTCTATCTACCCTTGGAACTATGCCTTGTTCATTTTAACTTGGTTAGGATCCATCATTTCTCCAGCTATCACTGCCTTCTACCATCATGGAGATAAGCCACCAAAGTCATTAGGTCAATTTGCTTTAGATAAGGCCAGTGTTAACACCAAATCTTCCACTTTGCTTATCATTTTATTGCTTAGTGAGCATGGTTTCTTGACTGTTTGGTTCTTATTGGCCAAGgtgtttgatttgttcaaaactGATGTTGAATGGAGTAACGACTTCACCGATAATGATATCAAATTGAGACATGACTACTACACCAGCCAAATCAAGGGCAACTCTGAGAAACGCttcgaagatgatgaatGGAGTTTCGCCAACTCAAAGCTGGCATTGACTGAAGCCAACCAaatcttggacaagaaGTTTTCGGATAATGAAGACGTTGAAACCATCGAGCCAAAGGCCACTCTGACTGGTgtgaacttgaaccaagTAGCTGATTTAGAAGATATTAAGGATGAAACTGACAAGATTGTCAGAGTACCAACCGAAACTGCTGAGAAAGTTTTTGCAACTATCGATGATAATTCCCACGTTAAGCCTAATCATGAAACCGAATTCCAAAAGGATTACGAAGGAACATCTTCTCCTGAACCCCATCTCGATAATGAAAGCAGTGAAGGAACTTcaggtgttgatgaagctTCTACTTCTAGCAGAACCGATAAGTTatccaagaagagaagTCCGCTTaaaaagcttttgaagaagagaaagtaA
- a CDS encoding uncharacterized protein (COG:E; BUSCO:EOG09263BE5; EggNog:ENOG503NUSW) — MSVTLPALVRQKELISNYDIILNKVKEVALRAASAQVELVAVSKLKPSSDILTLYNHGVRHFGENYVQELTTKASELPKDIKWHFIGSLQTDKCKVLAKNIENLHAVETIDSLKKCKKLNTHRQEVNGAVINVYLQINTSGEDQKSGFKLSEGGKKDLYEAVSFLVSEECKFLSFEGLMTIGSFLESTSSEQNNDFKKLVDLKKELDEKFSLSLKTSMGMSNDFQDAIRQGSTSVRVGSSIFGTRPPKN; from the coding sequence ATGAGTGTTACTTTACCAGCGTTAGTGAGACAGAAAGAATTGATCAGCAACTATGATATCATATTGAACAAGGTGAAAGAAGTTGCCTTGAGGGCTGCTAGTGCCCAAGTTGAGTTGGTGGCTGTGTCGAAGTTGAAGCCTTCCAGCGATATCTTGACATTGTACAATCATGGAGTCAGACACTTTGGCGAAAACTACGTGCAAGAGTTGACCACAAAAGCAAGTGAATTGCCCAAGGATATCAAGTGGCATTTTATTGGTAGTCTTCAAACAGATAAATGCAAGGTGTTGGCTAAGaatattgaaaacttgCATGCAGTGGAAACGATTGATTCGTTGAAAAAGTGCAAGAAACTCAATACACACAGACAAGAAGTCAATGGAGCCGTAATTAATGTATACTTACAGATTAACACATCAGGAGAGGATCAAAAGTCTGGTTTCAAGCTATCTGAGGGAGGAAAGAAAGATCTTTATGAAGCTGTATCTTTTTTGGTTAGTGAGGAATGTAAGTTCTTGAGCTTTGAGGGATTGATGACCATAGGTTCGTTTTTAGAATCGACTCTGTCGGAGCAAAATAATGATTTTAAGaaattggttgatttgaagaaagagtTGGACGAGAAATTCAGTTTACTGTTGAAGACTAGTATGGGAATGAGTAATGACTTTCAGGATGCCATCAGACAAGGAAGTACAAGTGTAAGGGTTGGAAGTTCAATCTTCGGCACAAGGCCACCCAAAAACTAG
- a CDS encoding uncharacterized protein (COG:A; EggNog:ENOG503P6AE), giving the protein MSEKIYQGDDFDAKVTKQVEFYFSDSNLQTDRFLWKIYEANDGWVELKTILTFGRMRQYRPEDKVVEALKKSDKLVLSANNESIRRKDPLKEFNELKNSRKRNTVHIEGFPKTATQEDLEDFFNTKVAGNLPEEKVISSIRRIKNKSTKEFFGVVDVEFKSTKDAEFVLNEMEIVYPTGLISKNDEVTKKDVLKKMSLLTFQEMRENGKRFGINDVTKRKNSFNSNKDVKKFKHDQKKAKKETTEESVVEEETTKPAGSAESESAEPAETSASAPTSDETPAATESA; this is encoded by the coding sequence ATGAGTGAAAAGATTTACCAAGGAGATGATTTTGACGCCAAAGTCACCAAGCAAGTGGAATTCTACTTTTCGGATAGTAATTTGCAGACTGACAGATTCTTGTGGAAAATTTATGAAGCTAACGATGGGTGGGTAGAATTAAAGACCATTTTGACCTTTGGTAGAATGAGACAATACAGACCTGAAGACAAGGTCGTTGAGgctttgaaaaagtccGATAAGTTGGTCTTAAGTGCCAACAACGAGCTGATTAGAAGGAAGGATCCTTTGAAGGAATTtaacgagttgaagaactccaGAAAGAGAAACACTGTTCACATTGAAGGTTTCCCTAAGACTGCTACGCAagaagatttggaagattttttcaacaccaaggtGGCTGGCAACTTGCCTGAAGAAAAGGTTATTAGTTCGATTCGTagaatcaaaaacaaaagtACTAAGGAATtctttggtgttgttgatgttgaattCAAAAGTACTAAAGATGCAGAATTTGTCTTGAATGAAATGGAAATTGTCTACCCAACTGGattgatttccaagaatGATGAAGTTACCAAAAAAGATGTTTTAAAGAAGATGTCTCTCTTGACTTTCCAAGAAATGAGAGAAAATGGTAAAAGATTTGGAATCAACGATGTTACTAAGAGAAAGAACAgtttcaactccaacaaagatgtcaaaaagttcaaacATGACCAGAAAAAGGCCAAAAAGGAAACTACTGAAGAACTGgttgtggaagaagaaaccaccAAGCCTGCTGGATCAGCAGAGTCTGAATCTGCTGAGCCAGCTGAGACCTCTGCTTCTGCTCCAACATCAGATGAAACCCCTGCTGCAACCGAATCTGCCTAG
- the POL12 gene encoding DNA-directed DNA polymerase alpha subunit pol12 (EggNog:ENOG503NW80; COG:L; BUSCO:EOG09261V87): MSEVTPASKEDILSTFGQPNTLDNGVISKIHTLKNIFNLSTEDIFLQWETYNVSEVKENLELSLIVLDGFQEYLQRHLADASNKTPSVKRLRDSVGSTIKRRPLKPLNSSSPIAESNFHTPSLKMRKVNGTPFKTPGAGPDSSPSNFETANNTFRNSPVRSSELSNTILETLNGHIDSVENGQTNEKGKIQIASNFDPQKYKFRSMAMKLLESADFLDDQIDNFAQLFQDAHKGEDLNFGNPCLSSQFDIYCCGRIVPDSPSYDYSQSLNATSLNLETSRLAGIGQRVPLDLSQLKEYSFFPGQIVCLKGRNPAGSQFVVQEVLGLPELGTPITPESELKDFKDMVGESSGIKFVMAAGPYSNQNVLNYSKFSSFVDRINSEIQPDLVVLFGPFVDLNNKSVLEGDIEFPDNGEEPQNLDEVFKKLVTPILKRINSNIQVILLPSLRDATVKHCSFPQDSFDRKSLGLPKNIRAFPNPSGFAINEILFGCSNLDVFKDLKDVIKLDSSGDNTNIFSNRFERITNHIFEQRRYHPGFPGSVAKKQISKEEVSKTARQTGGLMAEEVAETRIGGSCLEVSYMGLAELGDTLPDVLIIPSELKYFAKIVKNVVTINPGMFIRPNKDAEKEEGTYVVMHTKAPDTEDSTPNVEKVSPDSNMYYHNVFKRSKVDIYHC, encoded by the coding sequence ATGTCTGAAGTTACACCTGCTAGCAAAGAAGACATTCTCCTGACTTTCGGGCAACCGAACACACTCGACAATGGTGTAATATCCAAAATTCACACGTTAaaaaacatcttcaacttgtcaacGGAAGAtatttttcttcaatgggaAACCTACAATGTTAGTGAAGTAAAAGAGAATTTAGAACTTTCTTTGATCGTGTTAGATGGGTTCCAAGAATATTTGCAAAGACACTTGGCAGATGCTTCCAACAAGACTCCCTCAGTCAAAAGACTAAGAGATTCAGTTGGATCTACCATTAAAAGAAGACCTTTGAAACCACTTAATTCCTCCAGTCCAATAGCAGAATCCAACTTCCATACTCCAAGCTTGAAAATGAGAAAAGTCAATGGGACCCCATTCAAGACTCCTGGGGCTGGACCGgattcttctccaagtaaCTTTGAAACTGCTAATAACACTTTCCGTAACTCTCCAGTACGTTCTTCTGAACTTTCTAATACCATTTTAGAGACTTTGAATGGGCATATTGATAGCGTGGAAAACGGCCAAACCAATGAGAAGGGAAAGATACAAATTGCAAGCAATTTCGATCCTCAGAAATACAAGTTCCGTTCCATGGCTATGAAGTTACTTGAAAGTGCTGACTTTTTGGACGACCAAATAGATAACTTTGctcaactcttccaagaCGCTCATAAAGGCGAAGATTTGAATTTTGGTAACCCATGCTTGAGTTCTCAGTTCGATATCTATTGCTGTGGTAGAATTGTACCAGATTCCCCCCTGTATGACTACCTGCAAAGTTTGAATGCTACCTCAttaaacttggaaacctCCAGATTAGCGGGAATTGGCCAAAGGGTGCCTTTAGACTTGTCACAATTGAAGGAGTATTCTTTCTTTCCTGGACAAATTGTATGCTTGAAAGGTAGAAATCCTGCTGGTTCGCAGTTCGTTGTACAAGAAGTATTGGGCTTGCCTGAATTAGGAACTCCAATTACCCCAGAGTCCGAGTTGAAAGACTTTAAGGACATGGTTGGTGAGTCGTCAGGAATAAAATTCGTTATGGCTGCAGGGCCTTACTCGAATCAAAATGTCCTCAATTACAGCAAATTCAGTTCATTTGTCGACAGAATCAATAGTGAAATTCAACCTGATCTTGTGGTGTTGTTTGGTccttttgtggatttgaacaacaagtcgGTTTTAGAGGGCGATATTGAGTTCCCAGATAATGGAGAGGAACCtcaaaatcttgatgaagtgttcaaaaagttggttactccaattttgaagagaatcaactccaacatcCAGGTGATTTTGCTTCCTTCCTTAAGAGATGCTACCGTAAAACATTGCTCTTTCCCACAAGATTCCTTTGATAGAAAGCTGTTGGGATTACCAAAGAACATCAGGGCATTTCCAAACCCATCTGGATTTGCTATCAATGAGATCTTATTTGGCTGTTCGAACTTGGATGTgttcaaggacttgaaagatgTGATAAAACTTGATTCTAGTGGAGATAACACCAACATATTCTCCAACCGGTTCGAAAGAATAACCAATCACATTTTCGAACAAAGGAGATACCACCCAGGATTCCCTGGTTCAGTGGCTAAGAAACAGATATCCAAGGAAGAAGTAAGCAAAACTGCACGTCAAACCGGTGGACTAATGGCGGAAGAAGTGGCAGAGACGAGAATCGGAGGATCGTGTTTAGAAGTATCATATATGGGTTTGGCAGAATTGGGAGATACCTTGCCAGATGTACTCATCATTCCATCTGAGTTGAAGTACTTTGCCAAGATTGTCAAGAATGTCGTTACGATAAATCCGGGGATGTTCATCAGACCCAATAAAGATGCCGAAAAAGAGGAAGGCACGTACGTGGTCATGCACACCAAGGCCCCCGATACCGAAGACTCAACGCCCAATGTTGAAAAGGTAAGTCCTGACCTGAACATGTACTATCATAATGTGTTTAAGAGATCTAAGGTAGATATATACCACTGCTGA
- the irc3 gene encoding Putative ATP-dependent helicase IRC3 (COG:A; BUSCO:EOG09261CM0; EggNog:ENOG503NWXY): MSKFLNPYGPRPWFHVSRIRYISSTSSTPIKLRDYQIKAIDAVKSAIQRGVRRPAFVMATGGGKTMVFSHLIPQLPQMDPQRGNKVLVLAHTEELIKQAAETIARINPSLKIEVDMRHMKPTFEGDIIVGSVPTLVRTVRLNKYNPKDFKAIVLDECHHASASSWSKILKYFNADTPQSEVIVIGCTATLERSDGKSLGEVFDEIVFERSLLTMVKNKELVDVKFSSLKVDIDLSSVPTKNSDYETVSLSNLINSTETNLLVALSYRKLREEYGFRSTLMFCVDINHCKTLCGVLQRSGINAQYVTGDTVKHERRTIIEDFKNGKIDVLCNVLVFTEGTDIPNIDSLFLVRPTKSRPLLVQMIGRGLRLHGNKTHCHVVDIAGTRGTGIQSVPTLFSLPSDFKIHGKSYQELQKEGEEYTLAQKELEKQEQLENEKLRLLDEQATYSKMVQLNNLENKLDLEFLTVDGFLALESKDMQDFKEFKQIHSTLASHSLDWIRLEYNIWGHQIDEHFFLLERINLEHENTLFKLWATGFTSLQHRVASNYKCGKFTTKTEVISSYNLDTVLAKASVLRNEIQTTFGRLRDSSPLTAKQSNYLESKLGIKLKQYYDNSPELQGKLKEEISKLTRRKAANLIFAQKYSSKALFVGWELQKMLGSNKRTRKTIKKIVKSETLASKHLPNISNITPLHIFQHTSI, from the coding sequence ATGTCCAAATTCCTTAACCCCTATGGGCCCCGTCCCTGGTTTCATGTATCACGAATACGATACATTCTGTCTACATCATCGACTCCCATTAAGCTTCGAGACTACCAAATAAAAGCCATTGATGCAGTCAAACTGGCCATCCAACGAGGTGTGAGAAGACCAGCATTTGTGATGGCTACAGGTGGAGGAAAAACTATGGTATTCTCTCATTTAATCCCACAACTTCCACAAATGGATCCCCAAAGAGGCAATAAAGTCCTTGTTCTCGCCCACACagaagaattgatcaagCAGGCTGCTGAAACCATCGCTCGAATCAACCCAAGCTTAAAGATAGAAGTAGACATGAGACACATGAAACCCACGTTTGAGGGCGACATCATTGTCGGATCTGTGCCGACGTTGGTGAGGACTGTGAGgctcaacaagtacaatCCAAAGGACTTTAAAGCCATTGTTTTGGATGAGTGTCACCACGCATCTGCTTCTTCATGGTCCAAAATTCTCAAGTATTTCAACGCTGATACACCTCAGCTGGAAGTAATTGTGATCGGGTGCACAGCAACTTTGGAGAGAAGCGATGGAAAGTCGCTTGGAGAGGTGTTTGATGAGATTGTGTTTGAACGGAGTTTGTTGACAATGGTGAAGAATAAAGAGTTAGTCGATGTGAAATTCTCCAGCTTGAAAGTGGACATAGATTTGTCTTCTGTTCCAACCAAGAACTCTGATTACGAAACAGTGAGTCTTTCGAACCTTATTAACAGTACCGAAACCAATCTTTTGGTGGCCCTTTCCTATAGGAAATTGCGAGAAGAGTATGGGTTTCGCTCCACATTGATGTTTTGTGTGGACATTAACCATTGTAAGACCCTTTGTGGGGTGTTGCAAAGAAGTGGAATTAATGCTCAGTATGTCACTGGGGACACTGTCAAGCATGAAAGAAGGACTATTATTGAGGACTTCAAGAATGGTAAGATTGACGTTCTTTGCAATGTTCTTGTATTCACTGAAGGAACAGATATACCTAACATTGACTCATTATTTTTGGTTCGGCCCACAAAATCAAGGCCGTtacttgttcaaatgaTTGGCAGAGGATTACGATTACATGGGAATAAGACCCATTGTCATGTGGTAGATATAGCTGGAACAAGAGGAACGGGAATTCAATCTGTACCAACTCTATTTTCGTTACCGTCAGATTTCAAGATTCATGGAAAATCATACCAGGAGCTACAGAAGGAAGGTGAAGAGTATACTCTTGCACAAAAAGAGTTAGAGaaacaagaacaacttgaaaatgaaaaacTAAGATTGTTGGATGAGCAGGCTACCTACAGCAAGATGGTCCAGCTCAATAATCTAGAAAACAAGTTAGATTTGGAGTTTCTAACAGTTGATGGATTTTTGGCGTTGGAGTCCAAAGACATGCAAGACTTTAAGGAATTCAAACAAATACATTCGACTCTTGCGTCTCATTCCCTCGATTGGATCAGACTCGAATACAATATCTGGGGCCACCAGATTGATGAgcacttcttcttgttggaaCGAATAAATTTGGAGCATGAGAACACTCTTTTCAAGTTATGGGCCACTGGGTTCACTAGCTTGCAACACAGAGTTGCCAGCAATTATAAATGTGGAAaattcaccaccaaaactgAAGTTATAAGTTCATATAACTTAGATACGGTTTTGGCAAAAGCCTCAGTTCTAAGGAATGAAATTCAGACCACCTTTGGACGTCTCCGTGATTCCAGTCCCTTGACTGCAAAACAAAGTAATTATTTGGAATCTAAACTTGGTATTAAACTTAAACAGTACTATGATAATTCCCCAGAATTACAAGGTAAACTTAAGGAAGAAATATCTAAGCTCACCAGACGGAAAGCTGCAAACCTCATATTTGCCCAGAAGTATTCGTCTAAAGCACTTTTTGTGGGATGGGAGCTTCAAAAGATGTTGGGCTCAAACAAACGCACAAGAAAAACTATTAAAAAGATAGTGAAAAGTGAAACTCTAGCCTCCAAACATCTTCCCAACATATCCAATATAACCCCCTTGCATATTTTCCAACACACATCGATATAA
- the GPI8 gene encoding glycosylphosphatidylinositol anchor biosynthesis (MEROPS:MER0002477; EggNog:ENOG503NTZT; BUSCO:EOG09262M0W; COG:O) produces the protein MRVFHRLLVMLGLFSCIIGLDTDFIDEEKAQKVISESGHTNNWAVLVSTSRFWFNYRHIANVLSLYRTVKRMGIPDSQIILMLADDIACNPRNAAPGTVFNNMNQAIDLYGDSIEVDYRGYDVTVENFIRLLTDRWDKDHPRTKRLLTDENSNIFIYMTGHGGNEFLKFQDAEEIGSYDIADAFAQMHEMKRYNEIFFMIDTCQANSMYERFYSPNILAVGSSKIDQSSYSHHSDLEIGVAVIDRFTYYTLDFLENIEQSSDATIEDLFDIYTFENIHSDPGFRTDLFKRDISTVKLTDFFGNVQKVIVDNVESDILYSANHDKSGNRIVLPAKEQQKNSTEKLLKRANIDQISYLKETKSTLVDLTPIQARLVAISGFVAILGVI, from the exons ATGAGAGTATTCCACCGTCTCCTTGTGATGCTCGGGTTGTTTCTGTGTATTATAGGCTTGGATACTGATTTCatagatgaagaaaaagctCAAAAAGTCATCAGTGAATCGGGACATACCAACAATTGGGCGGTTTTGGTTTCCACATCAAGATTCTGGTTTAATTACAGACACATAGCTAATGTGTTGAGTCTTTACAGAACTGTGAAGAGGATGGGTATTCCTGACTCCCAAATCATATTGATGTTGGCCGACGACATTGCCTGTAATCCTCGGAATGCAGCTCCAGGTACTGTGTTCAATAATATGAACCAAGCAATCGACTTGTATGGGGACCTGATCGAGGTTGATTACCGAGGTTATGATGTGACCGTGGAGAACTTCATCCGTTTATTGACCGATCGGTGGGATAAAGATCATCCCAGAACCAAGAGGTTGTTGACAGACGAAAACtccaatatcttcatttATATGACTGGGCATGGGGGCAatgagtttttgaagtttcAGGATGCCGAAGAAATTGGCTCTTATGACATTGCCGATGCTTTTGCTCAGATGCATGAAATGAAGCGGTACAATGAAATATTCTTCATGATCGACACTTGTCAAGCGAACTCCATGTACGAAAGATTTTATTCGCCAAACATCTTGGCAGTTGGCTCATCCAAGATTGACCAGTCATCATACTCCCACCACTCCGACTTAGAAATCGGTGTGGCTGTTATCGACAGATTCACGTACTACaccttggactttttggaaaacattGAACAAAGCTCGGATGCTACAATAGAGGACCTATTTGATATTTACACATTTGAGAATATCCACTCGGACCCAGGATTCAGAACagacttgttcaaaagaGATATCAGCACTGTCAAATTGACTGACTTTTTTGGTAATGTTCAGAAAGTTATCGTTGACAATGTGGAAAGTGACATTCTTTACTCAGCAAATCACGATAAAAGTGGAAATCGTATTGTGCTACCAGCCAAAGAACAACAGAAGAATAGCACAGAAAAACTCCTCAAAAGAGCTAATATTGACCAAATCAGCTACCTcaaagaaaccaagtcTACCCTAGTCGACCTCACTCCCATACAAGCGAGGCTTGTTGCAATTTCTGGATTTGTGGCTATTTTAG GCGTGATATAA